A portion of the Mesobacillus sp. AQ2 genome contains these proteins:
- a CDS encoding rod shape-determining protein — MFARDIGIDLGTANVLIHVKGRGIVLNEPSVVAIDKNTNKVLAVGEEARKMVGRTPGNIVAIRPLKDGVIADFDVTESMLKHFINKLNVKGFLSKPRILICCPTNITSVEQKAIKEAAEKSGGKKIYLEEEPKVAAIGAGMDIFQPSGNMVVDIGGGTTDVAVLSMGDIVTSQSIKMAGDKFDAEILSYIKREYKLLIGERTAENIKIQIGTVFPGGRSEEMEIRGRDMVSGLPRTITVHSDEIEKALRESVAVIVQAAKTVLEKTPPELSADIIDRGVILTGGGALLHGIDQLMQEELKVPVLIADNPMDCVAIGTGIMLDNIDKIAGRRRIV; from the coding sequence ATGTTTGCTAGGGATATTGGGATTGACCTTGGTACTGCCAATGTGTTGATCCATGTTAAGGGCCGTGGAATTGTCTTGAATGAACCGTCTGTTGTGGCGATTGATAAGAATACGAATAAGGTTTTGGCTGTCGGGGAAGAAGCGCGCAAAATGGTTGGGCGTACACCTGGCAATATCGTAGCGATTCGCCCATTGAAAGATGGCGTAATCGCGGATTTCGATGTAACAGAATCCATGCTTAAACATTTCATTAACAAATTGAATGTAAAAGGGTTCTTGTCGAAACCGCGCATCCTGATTTGCTGCCCGACGAACATCACAAGTGTCGAGCAAAAGGCGATCAAGGAAGCGGCTGAAAAGAGCGGCGGCAAGAAGATTTATCTTGAAGAAGAGCCAAAGGTGGCGGCCATCGGCGCAGGCATGGATATCTTCCAGCCTAGCGGGAATATGGTTGTTGATATCGGTGGAGGCACCACGGACGTTGCGGTCTTATCAATGGGAGACATCGTTACATCCCAGTCAATAAAAATGGCCGGTGACAAGTTCGACGCAGAAATTTTAAGTTATATTAAACGTGAATATAAGCTGTTAATCGGTGAGCGTACAGCTGAAAACATCAAGATTCAAATTGGGACTGTCTTCCCGGGCGGCCGCAGTGAGGAAATGGAAATCCGCGGACGTGATATGGTATCTGGACTTCCGCGCACGATTACGGTCCATTCTGATGAGATCGAAAAGGCTTTGAGGGAATCTGTAGCTGTTATTGTCCAAGCGGCAAAAACAGTTCTGGAGAAGACTCCTCCTGAATTGTCTGCAGACATCATTGACCGAGGTGTCATCCTGACTGGCGGCGGTGCATTGCTTCACGGCATCGACCAACTGATGCAGGAAGAGTTGAAAGTTCCTGTGCTCATAGCAGATAATCCAATGGATTGCGTAGCGATTGGTACTGGTATCATGCTTGATAATATTGATAAAATTGCGGGTCGCCGCAGAATTGTATAA
- a CDS encoding YwpF family protein, with the protein MKTFKLISMQLADEDSLVDIDMEDGLIINKEDDKGTWLVEVFTDHKYIPYFQDACDHDKEIIVQVVITKRENDPAAFLTKVCCVKKLKNHASILLTGKLTKPKSDYPERLLEYLLDKGYKGDQLLSEFKDKITTRPKILQPKKV; encoded by the coding sequence ATGAAGACGTTCAAGTTGATTTCAATGCAGCTGGCAGATGAGGATTCTTTAGTGGATATCGATATGGAAGACGGCCTGATTATCAACAAAGAGGATGACAAAGGCACCTGGCTTGTCGAGGTTTTTACCGACCATAAGTATATACCGTATTTCCAGGACGCATGCGACCACGACAAAGAAATCATCGTTCAAGTCGTCATCACCAAACGAGAAAACGACCCGGCTGCATTCCTTACGAAGGTTTGCTGTGTGAAGAAGCTTAAGAACCATGCCAGCATCCTTTTAACAGGAAAGCTGACAAAACCGAAGAGCGATTATCCGGAAAGGCTGCTCGAGTACCTGCTTGATAAAGGATACAAAGGCGACCAACTGCTCTCGGAATTCAAGGATAAAATCACTACACGGCCGAAGATTCTGCAGCCAAAAAAAGTGTAA
- the fabZ gene encoding 3-hydroxyacyl-ACP dehydratase FabZ: MLDITQIKEIIPHRYPFLLVDKILEIEEGKRAVGIKNVTANEEFFNGHFPDYPVMPGVLIVEALAQVGAVAVLKLEENRGKIGFFAGIDNCRFKRQVKPGDQLRLEVEMVKLRGPIGKGKAVATVDGELACEAEITFAIK, translated from the coding sequence ATGCTTGATATTACTCAAATCAAAGAAATCATCCCGCACCGCTATCCATTTCTGCTTGTTGATAAAATTCTTGAAATCGAAGAAGGCAAAAGGGCGGTCGGTATCAAAAACGTGACGGCAAATGAAGAGTTCTTCAACGGACATTTTCCGGATTACCCGGTTATGCCGGGTGTGCTGATCGTTGAAGCTTTGGCGCAGGTCGGGGCAGTTGCGGTATTAAAGCTAGAGGAAAACCGCGGCAAGATCGGCTTTTTCGCCGGAATTGATAACTGCAGGTTTAAAAGACAGGTAAAACCAGGCGATCAGCTTCGCCTCGAAGTGGAAATGGTCAAGCTTCGCGGACCGATTGGCAAAGGGAAAGCAGTTGCGACGGTTGATGGTGAGCTGGCTTGCGAAGCGGAGATTACGTTTGCGATTAAATAA
- a CDS encoding flagellar hook-basal body protein, which yields MNRTMITATNTLSQLQKQMDLISHNLANVDTAGYKRRDASFTDLLVQEYRNQPNNALEPQNRMTPFNIRQGNGARLGQVQLTLSQGNLKSTGRSLDTAFTSEGQFYRVLVRNEDGSSAMRLTRNGALYLTPLSDNESMLVNSDGHAILDENSQPVTISGNVKNFRINETGGFSAEMYDGTSQNFNLGVVLVEKPQFLEQKGGNLLGLPDNLAELGVEEADILTALNGQQRNRVSIQQGSLEQSNVDMSKEMTDLINVQRSYQFHSKSITLADQMLGLVNGIR from the coding sequence ATGAACAGAACAATGATTACCGCGACAAATACATTATCCCAGCTGCAAAAACAGATGGACCTGATCAGCCACAACCTGGCGAATGTTGATACTGCAGGATATAAGCGCCGGGATGCGTCCTTCACTGATTTGCTTGTACAGGAATACCGGAACCAGCCGAATAATGCGCTGGAGCCGCAGAACCGGATGACGCCTTTTAACATCCGCCAGGGGAATGGAGCAAGACTTGGACAGGTTCAACTGACGTTATCTCAGGGAAACCTGAAATCAACTGGCCGTTCGCTTGATACAGCCTTCACATCGGAAGGCCAATTTTACCGGGTGCTAGTTCGCAATGAGGACGGAAGCTCGGCAATGCGCTTGACTCGCAATGGTGCACTGTATCTGACACCACTGTCTGATAATGAATCCATGCTGGTCAATAGCGATGGGCATGCTATTCTGGATGAAAACAGCCAGCCTGTCACGATTTCCGGCAATGTGAAAAACTTCCGTATCAATGAAACGGGCGGTTTTTCAGCAGAAATGTACGATGGGACGAGCCAGAATTTCAATCTTGGTGTAGTATTGGTAGAGAAGCCGCAGTTTTTGGAGCAAAAAGGCGGCAATCTGCTTGGATTGCCAGATAATCTAGCGGAACTTGGAGTGGAAGAGGCAGACATCCTTACCGCTCTCAATGGTCAGCAGCGCAACAGGGTTTCGATCCAGCAGGGCTCGCTTGAGCAATCGAATGTTGACATGAGTAAAGAAATGACGGATTTAATCAATGTACAGAGGAGCTACCAGTTCCACTCGAAATCGATTACGCTGGCCGATCAAATGCTCGGGCTGGTGAACGGAATCCGTTAA
- a CDS encoding RNA 2'-phosphotransferase, whose translation MDYFKLSKEISYALRHAPWEYELELDDEGWVDIEQLLITFRVNNLWKHLDVNDLVKMIEVSDKKRHEISKGKIRALYGHSIPQKIKMRTGIPPSIVYHGTARHLVEQILNQGLQPVSRQFVHLSADKDTAFLVGKRKDFSPVILRIDSEKALNEGIRFYKGNNTIWLADYIPFEYISKE comes from the coding sequence ATGGATTACTTTAAACTAAGTAAAGAAATTTCGTATGCGCTACGTCATGCTCCTTGGGAGTATGAATTAGAGTTAGATGATGAAGGTTGGGTAGATATTGAACAACTATTAATAACCTTTCGAGTTAACAATCTCTGGAAACATCTAGATGTTAATGATTTGGTTAAAATGATTGAAGTATCAGATAAAAAACGACATGAGATCTCAAAGGGGAAAATTAGAGCCTTGTATGGACATTCTATACCTCAGAAAATAAAAATGAGAACAGGGATTCCCCCTTCAATCGTTTACCATGGCACAGCAAGACATTTGGTGGAGCAAATATTAAACCAAGGTCTTCAACCTGTGAGTAGACAATTTGTTCATCTATCAGCTGACAAAGATACGGCATTTTTAGTAGGAAAAAGAAAAGACTTTTCCCCCGTTATACTAAGAATTGATTCCGAGAAGGCTCTGAATGAAGGAATAAGGTTTTACAAAGGTAATAATACTATATGGTTGGCGGACTATATTCCATTCGAGTACATCTCTAAAGAGTAA
- a CDS encoding RHS repeat-associated core domain-containing protein — MFGMHGLSNPAHDPALKTTGGMLYYQYDGTRAVSEVTDRHGDIIERYRYDAFGSIFTGTTTPYNYNGYTGMRYDGKSGLVDMNARWYNPGTARFMSEDTYPGNFSQTQTLNRYRLRHEQPGQPVGSDRAYGRRLFRSGSPIMGESRGDQPDPGGYQHP, encoded by the coding sequence ATGTTCGGCATGCATGGCTTGTCCAACCCGGCACACGACCCGGCCCTGAAAACAACCGGCGGCATGCTTTACTACCAGTATGACGGCACAAGAGCCGTATCCGAGGTGACCGACCGCCACGGCGACATCATCGAGCGTTACCGCTACGACGCGTTCGGCAGCATCTTCACCGGAACAACGACGCCATACAACTACAATGGCTACACCGGCATGCGCTACGACGGCAAATCCGGCCTGGTTGATATGAACGCCCGCTGGTACAACCCGGGCACAGCACGATTCATGAGCGAAGACACCTACCCAGGAAACTTCAGCCAGACCCAGACACTCAACCGTTACCGCCTACGTCATGAACAACCCGGTCAACCAGTGGGATCCGACAGGGCATATGGCAGAAGACTTTTTCGGAGCGGCAGTCCCATCATGGGTGAAAGCAGGGGAGACCAACCTGATCCAGGTGGGTACCAACACCCATGA
- the ssb gene encoding single-stranded DNA-binding protein — MINQVTLVGRLTRDPDLRYTPEGKAVSNITLAVNRHYKNASGEIEADFVHCILWGKTAENTTNYCKKGAVLGVTGRIQTRHYDNQEGKRVYVTEVVAEGVRFLSSKPVSNKEAPQSQQPAQPPQPVPSVPQREELPFV, encoded by the coding sequence GTGATCAATCAAGTAACGCTAGTAGGCAGGCTGACGCGTGATCCCGACCTAAGGTATACGCCTGAGGGCAAGGCGGTGTCGAATATCACGCTCGCAGTCAACCGGCATTATAAAAATGCAAGCGGCGAAATCGAAGCCGACTTCGTCCATTGCATCCTCTGGGGCAAGACGGCCGAGAACACGACCAACTACTGTAAAAAGGGCGCTGTCCTTGGGGTGACCGGCCGAATCCAGACACGGCACTATGATAATCAGGAAGGGAAACGTGTCTATGTGACCGAGGTCGTTGCCGAGGGAGTCAGGTTTTTAAGTTCAAAACCGGTCAGTAACAAAGAAGCGCCCCAATCCCAGCAACCGGCCCAGCCGCCGCAGCCCGTCCCATCTGTGCCGCAAAGAGAGGAGCTTCCATTTGTATAA
- a CDS encoding CdiA family toxin C-terminal domain-containing protein, which translates to MNIGSQSIRAHHRHQCHRRSSWSIQTAKDGITDTYRQSFTTTWYYQYTTILIQDDIFKRLHDPREQSFSETETYQWDVFISAEEIAKGNQEKIRAMVGFPADAKLVSVDVSLPQAYDRFLQKELNRHSFVNRLTGSDYSCAVKGSGYYEKDLALLSPQEQMMLLESPYTSPLDKPKVLLRMGYDSLLVTRVPQVLKKVDSISNEVSGKVDNKIKSIIEEVMTFFTKGKGNLKFKPGFDDHLINAQGIVRKGNKGVVGGHNLNSFNNVIKENGWNIDDIIISKTPHQTIDGIFEIRYRIPAIDNTGEIIKGQFKNIPYPKTVFDPSKITNDTMIKWGKEAMRNGTQNGRIIDGTAKNGLKFRGYIDEVTGEITNFFPVLN; encoded by the coding sequence ATGAATATTGGGAGCCAGTCTATCCGGGCACATCACCGACACCAGTGCCATCGGAGATCGTCCTGGTCAATACAAACAGCGAAGGATGGAATCACTGACACATACCGTCAGTCATTCACTACGACGTGGTATTACCAGTACACGACGATCCTGATCCAGGATGATATTTTCAAAAGGCTTCATGACCCAAGGGAGCAGTCCTTCTCGGAAACAGAAACCTATCAGTGGGACGTCTTCATCTCCGCAGAGGAAATCGCAAAAGGCAACCAGGAGAAGATCAGGGCGATGGTCGGGTTCCCGGCTGATGCAAAGCTTGTCTCAGTGGATGTTTCGTTGCCGCAGGCATATGATCGATTCCTGCAGAAGGAGTTGAATAGACATTCTTTCGTTAATAGACTTACAGGATCGGACTACTCTTGTGCTGTTAAGGGTTCAGGATATTATGAGAAAGATTTAGCCCTTTTATCGCCACAGGAACAAATGATGCTTTTAGAAAGCCCATACACCTCTCCTCTAGATAAACCTAAAGTATTATTAAGGATGGGATACGACAGTCTTTTAGTGACCAGAGTTCCTCAAGTATTAAAGAAAGTGGATTCGATTTCGAATGAGGTAAGTGGAAAAGTTGATAATAAAATAAAATCGATAATAGAAGAAGTTATGACCTTCTTTACTAAGGGAAAAGGTAATCTGAAATTTAAACCGGGTTTTGATGACCACTTGATTAATGCACAAGGAATCGTTAGAAAAGGTAATAAGGGAGTAGTGGGAGGACATAATCTTAATAGTTTTAACAATGTAATTAAAGAAAACGGTTGGAATATTGATGACATAATAATCAGTAAAACACCTCATCAGACTATTGATGGTATCTTTGAGATAAGATATAGAATCCCTGCAATTGATAACACAGGAGAAATTATTAAAGGACAGTTCAAGAATATCCCTTACCCAAAAACTGTATTTGATCCAAGTAAAATTACTAATGATACCATGATAAAATGGGGTAAAGAAGCAATGAGGAATGGGACACAAAATGGTAGAATTATTGATGGAACTGCTAAAAATGGATTGAAGTTTAGAGGATATATTGATGAGGTTACTGGGGAAATTACAAATTTCTTCCCTGTGCTAAACTAG
- a CDS encoding DNA-directed RNA polymerase subunit beta: MALNKNNQEAITREDMKKEKNTREKKKRIRVRLIPIWLRIIIVIVLLAASIVLGAIFGYAIMGNGKVKDVFEKSTWTHIMDLVDKE; encoded by the coding sequence ATGGCTTTAAACAAGAATAATCAAGAAGCAATAACGCGTGAAGATATGAAAAAAGAAAAAAACACGCGCGAAAAAAAGAAAAGAATCCGGGTTCGCCTTATTCCGATCTGGCTTCGGATTATTATTGTAATCGTCCTTTTAGCTGCAAGCATTGTGCTTGGTGCCATATTCGGCTACGCAATAATGGGCAACGGCAAAGTGAAGGATGTTTTTGAAAAGTCTACCTGGACTCATATTATGGATTTGGTCGATAAAGAATAA
- a CDS encoding flagellar hook-basal body protein: MFRGFYTVASGMLAQQRRTEMLTNNMSNANTPGYKADQAGMRAFPEMLLQRFDKQQIPTENGLNLPFNKEIGTINTGVYMQEAIPKFIQGDLRETGRKTDVALLDINMPENGSVFFTIRNADGTVRYTRNGNFTVDAQGFLTTGSGHYVLDSAGQQIQLSSDRFTISEGGVLTGENGETAALGVAYANNPLRMIKEGDGLFRTEDGGELPNATGAEGVQFRTQQGFLEQSNVDISKTMTDMMTAYRALEANQKILQAYDKSMEKAANEIGRL; encoded by the coding sequence ATGTTTAGAGGCTTTTACACAGTCGCTTCCGGGATGCTTGCGCAGCAGCGCAGGACGGAAATGCTGACGAATAATATGTCCAATGCAAATACGCCAGGCTATAAGGCGGACCAGGCGGGAATGAGGGCGTTCCCGGAAATGCTGCTCCAGCGCTTTGACAAGCAGCAGATTCCGACGGAAAATGGACTGAATCTGCCGTTCAACAAGGAAATTGGCACAATCAATACAGGTGTGTATATGCAGGAAGCGATCCCGAAGTTCATCCAGGGCGATTTGCGTGAAACTGGAAGGAAGACGGATGTCGCGCTGCTAGATATAAATATGCCGGAGAATGGCTCGGTATTTTTTACAATCCGCAATGCAGATGGTACGGTTCGTTATACAAGGAACGGAAATTTCACGGTCGATGCGCAGGGGTTTTTGACGACGGGGAGCGGCCATTATGTCCTTGATTCAGCCGGACAGCAGATCCAGCTCTCCAGCGACCGTTTTACCATCAGTGAAGGCGGTGTGCTGACGGGTGAAAATGGCGAGACTGCTGCACTGGGTGTTGCCTACGCAAACAACCCGCTCAGGATGATCAAAGAAGGCGATGGCCTGTTTCGTACTGAAGATGGCGGCGAGCTGCCGAATGCTACTGGAGCTGAAGGTGTCCAATTCAGGACACAGCAGGGCTTTCTTGAACAATCAAATGTTGACATCAGTAAGACAATGACCGACATGATGACAGCATACCGGGCGTTGGAGGCAAACCAGAAGATTCTTCAGGCTTATGATAAAAGCATGGAGAAGGCTGCGAACGAAATTGGAAGACTGTAA
- the cdiI gene encoding ribonuclease toxin immunity protein CdiI, which produces MDFKKLNERSNDYIIDLYFEYIGKINFLTALEEFSHGSGFGILDAGCEFAQNFKNWEDGYFGDNGVQILFSPPLVEQDESFVINADDFFRGIERAITRFGFNHLQCEEHLKHIREKVK; this is translated from the coding sequence ATGGATTTTAAGAAATTGAATGAAAGATCAAATGATTATATTATTGATCTATACTTTGAATATATTGGTAAAATTAATTTTTTAACTGCTCTAGAAGAATTTAGTCATGGGAGTGGATTTGGAATACTTGATGCAGGCTGTGAATTTGCTCAAAACTTCAAGAATTGGGAAGATGGATATTTTGGTGATAATGGAGTGCAAATATTATTTTCTCCTCCGTTGGTTGAGCAAGATGAATCATTCGTAATCAATGCTGATGATTTTTTCAGAGGAATAGAAAGAGCTATTACTAGATTTGGTTTTAATCACCTACAATGTGAGGAACACTTAAAACATATCAGAGAAAAAGTTAAGTAG